The Lycium barbarum isolate Lr01 chromosome 12, ASM1917538v2, whole genome shotgun sequence genome includes a region encoding these proteins:
- the LOC132621242 gene encoding katanin p80 WD40 repeat-containing subunit B1 homolog KTN80.4-like isoform X1 gives MAKRGYKLQEFVAHSGNVNCLRFGKKTRRQFLTGGDDQNVNFWSIGKPTSTASLSGHTSPIESVAFDSAEVLVLAGASSGVIKLWDLEETKMVRTLTGHRSYCTACEFHPFGEFFASGSMDTNLKIWDIRKKGCIHTYKGHTRGISTIRFSPDGRWVVSGGFDNVVKVWDLTAGKLLHDFKFHEGHIRSIDFHPLEFLLATGSADRTVNFWDLETFELIGSTRREVAGVRSMTFHPDGRTLFCGLDDSLKVYSWEPAMCHDSVEMGWSTLSDLCIHDGKLVGGAYYQNYVGVWVADISLIEPYGAGLNPERQSNLEQKQEHVECRLERVGSNRSSNSSLRCTSPDIDSKEIKNIYVDCENPVTIKKVTSQSPKVVPPSDSKESKKQSSQKLNSVVGLPAKTNGLPVGKSFVVPSVVPRDIPEEKNLDTCRRESISATSLSGGIPQKPSHIKRQSRNNFDMEKISLALESESADSLPCTVDCKKESNVDSRLMADNNSRECSEAKDSAVKHGGEKLEKTSLQPLLKNQENRNVASEGRKESHPVRFVNGVVVVRGRTRSLVERFEKREGLNMDDVHKLDAQSHSKTEETVVSPLPPSCCKDEEPETFTKKTDDEPETSPFTASRFKAEEATRPLPSALSEAEEANIYALPASQCKPEELDTSHKPASQFKSEEGRTTHLPASHFEAEKVEASRMPASQFKSDEVRESDLPASCFKAEELEASPKPPSQVKSEYVRKSRLPASRSKAGELEASPVPASQLRPENVRRSRLLASRSKAEELEASPVPVSKYKTGARTSRLSTFRSKAEEAKTSRLLASRSKAEEAQPVRLLSSGSNAERPQSASLPNTDQQTIAQCESAQNDDIVIEDLMQSHDVLLSAFRSRLTKLQVVRHFWERNDIRGAINALRKLPDHSVQADVVSALIDKMEIINLDLFSCLLPVLLALLDSKVERHANVSLELLLKLVAVFGPVVRSAVSARPSVGVDLHAEERIQCCRQCFAHLQDIQKTLPALIRRGGLLAKGALQLNLLLQES, from the exons ATGGCTAAACGTGGTTACAAATTGC AGGAATTTGTGGCGCATTCGGGGAATGTAAACTGTTTAAGATTTGGGAAGAAGACGCGTAGACAGTTTCTCACTGGTGGAGATGatcaaaatgtgaatttttggTCCATTGGTAAACCAACATCCACTGCG AGCCTGAGTGGTCACACAAGTCCAATAGAATCTGTAGCTTTTGACTCTGCAGAGGTTCTAGTGCTTGCTGGCGCTTCATCAGGTGTAATAAAGCTATGGGATCTGGAAGAAACAAAAA TGGTTCGCACTCTTACTGGACACAGATCGTATTGCACTGCCTGTGAATTCCACCCTTTTGGTGAATTTTTTGCATCTGGATCTATGGACACTAATCTTAAGATATGGGATATAAGAAAGAAAGGATGCATCCACACATACAAAGGTCATACTCGAGGAATAAGTACCATAAGATTCTCTCCTGATGGCCGCTGGGTGGTTTCTGGTGGATTTGACAATGTTGTGAAG GTATGGGACCTAACAGCTGGAAAGCTCTTGCATGACTTTAAGTTCCATGAAGGGCACATTCGATCCATAGATTTCCATCCACTTGAGTTTCTTTTGGCAACAG GTTCTGCAGACCGTACCGTAAACTTTTGGGATTTGGAAACATTTGAATTGATTGGATCTACCAGACGAGAG GTTGCAGGAGTACGATCAATGACCTTTCACCCGGATGGAAGGACTCTGTTTTGTGGACTGGATGATAGCTTGAAG GTTTATTCATGGGAGCCTGCGATGTGTCACGACTCTGTTGAAATGGGATGGTCGACTTTAAGTGATCTCTGCATACATGATGGGAAGCTTGTAGGTGGTGCCTATTACCAAAACTATGTTGGAGTTTGGGTTGCAGATATTTCG CTTATTGAGCCCTATGGAGCTGGTTTAAATCCAGAGAGACAAAGTAACTTGGAGCAGAAACAGGAACACGTGGAGTGTCGTTTAGAAAGAGTCGGAAGCAACAGAAGTTCTAACTCAAGTCTGCGCTGCACATCACCTGACATTGATTCCAAGGAAATAAAGAATATATATGTGGATT GTGAAAATCCTGTAACCATTAAGAAAGTTACTTCTCAATCACCAAAAGTGGTTCCGCCTTCAGATTCTAAGGAAAGCAAGAAACAGTCGAGTCAGAAGCTTAATTCTGTCGTTGGTTTACCTGCAAAAACTAATGGATTGCCAGTAGGTAAATCATTTGTCGTCCCCAGTGTGGTACCTCGTGATATTCCAGAGGAGAAAAATTTGGATACTTGTAGAAGGGAATCTATTTCTGCAACCAGTTTAAGTGGTGGTATACCACAAAAGCCGTCTCACATAAAGCGCCAATCCAGAAACAACTTCGATATGGAGAAGATTTCTTTGGCTCTTGAGTCTGAATCTGCAGACAGTTTGCCGTGTACAGTAGATTGTAAGAAGGAATCAAATGTTGATAGCCGGCTTATGGCAGATAATAATTCCAGGGAATGTTCTGAGGCAAAAGATTCAGCTGTCAAGCATGGTGGAGAAAAGCTAGAGAAAACTTCATTGCAACCACTGCTGAAGAATCAGGAGAACC GTAACGTGGCTTCAGAAGGCAGGAAAGAGTCACATCCAGTTCGATTTGTGAATGGAG TGGTGGTAGTACGAGGAAGGACGCGCAGTTTGGTTGAGAGGTTTGAGAAAAGAGAAGGGTTGAACATGGATGATGTCCATAAGCTGGATGCACAGTCTCATTCTAAAACTGAGGAAACAGTAGTATCCCCTTTGCCACCTTCCTGTTGTAAAGATGAGGAACCCGAAACCTTTACCAAAAAAACTGATGATGAACCAGAAACATCCCCTTTTACAGCTTCTCGTTTTAAAGCAGAGGAGGCAACCCGCCCCTTGCCTTCAGCTCTTTCGGAAGCTGAGGAAGCAAATATATATGCTTTGCCAGCGTCTCAATGTAAACCTGAGGAATTAGACACATCCCATAAGCCAGCTTCTCAGTTTAAATCTGAAGAAGGAAGAACAACCCATTTACCAGCTTCTCATTTTGAAGCTGAGAAAGTTGAAGCATCCCGTATGCCAGCTTCTCAGTTTAAATCTGACGAAGTTAGAGAATCCGATTTACCAGCTTCTTGTTTTAAAGCTGAGGAATTAGAAGCATCCCCTAAGCCACCTTCACAGGTTAAATCCGAGTATGTAAGAAAATCCCGTTTGCCAGCTTCTCGTTCTAAAGCTGGGGAATTAGAAGCATCCCCTGTGCCAGCTTCACAGCTTAGACCCGAGAATGTAAGAAGATCCCGTTTACTAGCTTCTCGTTCTAAAGCTGAGGAACTGGAAGCATCCCCTGTGCCTGTTTCTAAGTATAAAACTGGAGCAAGAACATCCCGTCTGTCGACTTTCCGTTCAAAAGCTGAGGAAGCTAAAACATCACGCTTATTGGCTTCTCGTTCTAAAGCTGAGGAAGCACAACCAGTCCGCTTGTTGTCTTCTGGTTCTAATGCTGAGCGACCACAATCAGCTTCTTTGCCG AATACTGATCAGCAGACTATTGCACAGTGTGAGTCAGCTCAGAATGATGATATTGTTATTGAAGATCTTATGCAAAGCCATGATGTGCTGCTAAGTGCGTTTAGATCTCGTTTGACAAAGCTGCAG gTAGTTCGTCACTTCTGGGAACGGAATGACATCAGGGGTGCTATAAATGCTTTGAGGAAGTTGCCAGATCATTCT GTACAAGCTGATGTTGTGAGTGCCCTCATAGATAAAATGGAGATTATCAATTTGGATTTGTTTTCCTGCTTGCTGCCTGTACTGTTAGCCTTACTTGATAGTAAGGTAGAAAG GCATGCAAATGTTTCTCTGGAGCTGTTGTTGAAACTTGTTGCGGTCTTTGGCCCCGTAGTTCGCTCAGCCGTTTCAGCACGTCCATCTGTAGGGGTTGATCTTCATGCAGAAGAAAG AATTCAGTGCTGCAGGCAGTGCTTTGCCCATCTCCAAGATATACAGAAAACACTTCCTGCACTTATAAG GAGAGGTGGTCTGTTGGCAAAAGGTGCATTACAATTGAATCTCCTACTTCAAGAATCATAG
- the LOC132621242 gene encoding katanin p80 WD40 repeat-containing subunit B1 homolog KTN80.4-like isoform X2, with translation MGSGRNKNVVVRTLTGHRSYCTACEFHPFGEFFASGSMDTNLKIWDIRKKGCIHTYKGHTRGISTIRFSPDGRWVVSGGFDNVVKVWDLTAGKLLHDFKFHEGHIRSIDFHPLEFLLATGSADRTVNFWDLETFELIGSTRREVAGVRSMTFHPDGRTLFCGLDDSLKVYSWEPAMCHDSVEMGWSTLSDLCIHDGKLVGGAYYQNYVGVWVADISLIEPYGAGLNPERQSNLEQKQEHVECRLERVGSNRSSNSSLRCTSPDIDSKEIKNIYVDCENPVTIKKVTSQSPKVVPPSDSKESKKQSSQKLNSVVGLPAKTNGLPVGKSFVVPSVVPRDIPEEKNLDTCRRESISATSLSGGIPQKPSHIKRQSRNNFDMEKISLALESESADSLPCTVDCKKESNVDSRLMADNNSRECSEAKDSAVKHGGEKLEKTSLQPLLKNQENRNVASEGRKESHPVRFVNGVVVVRGRTRSLVERFEKREGLNMDDVHKLDAQSHSKTEETVVSPLPPSCCKDEEPETFTKKTDDEPETSPFTASRFKAEEATRPLPSALSEAEEANIYALPASQCKPEELDTSHKPASQFKSEEGRTTHLPASHFEAEKVEASRMPASQFKSDEVRESDLPASCFKAEELEASPKPPSQVKSEYVRKSRLPASRSKAGELEASPVPASQLRPENVRRSRLLASRSKAEELEASPVPVSKYKTGARTSRLSTFRSKAEEAKTSRLLASRSKAEEAQPVRLLSSGSNAERPQSASLPNTDQQTIAQCESAQNDDIVIEDLMQSHDVLLSAFRSRLTKLQVVRHFWERNDIRGAINALRKLPDHSVQADVVSALIDKMEIINLDLFSCLLPVLLALLDSKVERHANVSLELLLKLVAVFGPVVRSAVSARPSVGVDLHAEERIQCCRQCFAHLQDIQKTLPALIRRGGLLAKGALQLNLLLQES, from the exons ATGGGATCTGGAAGAAACAAAAA TGTAGTGGTTCGCACTCTTACTGGACACAGATCGTATTGCACTGCCTGTGAATTCCACCCTTTTGGTGAATTTTTTGCATCTGGATCTATGGACACTAATCTTAAGATATGGGATATAAGAAAGAAAGGATGCATCCACACATACAAAGGTCATACTCGAGGAATAAGTACCATAAGATTCTCTCCTGATGGCCGCTGGGTGGTTTCTGGTGGATTTGACAATGTTGTGAAG GTATGGGACCTAACAGCTGGAAAGCTCTTGCATGACTTTAAGTTCCATGAAGGGCACATTCGATCCATAGATTTCCATCCACTTGAGTTTCTTTTGGCAACAG GTTCTGCAGACCGTACCGTAAACTTTTGGGATTTGGAAACATTTGAATTGATTGGATCTACCAGACGAGAG GTTGCAGGAGTACGATCAATGACCTTTCACCCGGATGGAAGGACTCTGTTTTGTGGACTGGATGATAGCTTGAAG GTTTATTCATGGGAGCCTGCGATGTGTCACGACTCTGTTGAAATGGGATGGTCGACTTTAAGTGATCTCTGCATACATGATGGGAAGCTTGTAGGTGGTGCCTATTACCAAAACTATGTTGGAGTTTGGGTTGCAGATATTTCG CTTATTGAGCCCTATGGAGCTGGTTTAAATCCAGAGAGACAAAGTAACTTGGAGCAGAAACAGGAACACGTGGAGTGTCGTTTAGAAAGAGTCGGAAGCAACAGAAGTTCTAACTCAAGTCTGCGCTGCACATCACCTGACATTGATTCCAAGGAAATAAAGAATATATATGTGGATT GTGAAAATCCTGTAACCATTAAGAAAGTTACTTCTCAATCACCAAAAGTGGTTCCGCCTTCAGATTCTAAGGAAAGCAAGAAACAGTCGAGTCAGAAGCTTAATTCTGTCGTTGGTTTACCTGCAAAAACTAATGGATTGCCAGTAGGTAAATCATTTGTCGTCCCCAGTGTGGTACCTCGTGATATTCCAGAGGAGAAAAATTTGGATACTTGTAGAAGGGAATCTATTTCTGCAACCAGTTTAAGTGGTGGTATACCACAAAAGCCGTCTCACATAAAGCGCCAATCCAGAAACAACTTCGATATGGAGAAGATTTCTTTGGCTCTTGAGTCTGAATCTGCAGACAGTTTGCCGTGTACAGTAGATTGTAAGAAGGAATCAAATGTTGATAGCCGGCTTATGGCAGATAATAATTCCAGGGAATGTTCTGAGGCAAAAGATTCAGCTGTCAAGCATGGTGGAGAAAAGCTAGAGAAAACTTCATTGCAACCACTGCTGAAGAATCAGGAGAACC GTAACGTGGCTTCAGAAGGCAGGAAAGAGTCACATCCAGTTCGATTTGTGAATGGAG TGGTGGTAGTACGAGGAAGGACGCGCAGTTTGGTTGAGAGGTTTGAGAAAAGAGAAGGGTTGAACATGGATGATGTCCATAAGCTGGATGCACAGTCTCATTCTAAAACTGAGGAAACAGTAGTATCCCCTTTGCCACCTTCCTGTTGTAAAGATGAGGAACCCGAAACCTTTACCAAAAAAACTGATGATGAACCAGAAACATCCCCTTTTACAGCTTCTCGTTTTAAAGCAGAGGAGGCAACCCGCCCCTTGCCTTCAGCTCTTTCGGAAGCTGAGGAAGCAAATATATATGCTTTGCCAGCGTCTCAATGTAAACCTGAGGAATTAGACACATCCCATAAGCCAGCTTCTCAGTTTAAATCTGAAGAAGGAAGAACAACCCATTTACCAGCTTCTCATTTTGAAGCTGAGAAAGTTGAAGCATCCCGTATGCCAGCTTCTCAGTTTAAATCTGACGAAGTTAGAGAATCCGATTTACCAGCTTCTTGTTTTAAAGCTGAGGAATTAGAAGCATCCCCTAAGCCACCTTCACAGGTTAAATCCGAGTATGTAAGAAAATCCCGTTTGCCAGCTTCTCGTTCTAAAGCTGGGGAATTAGAAGCATCCCCTGTGCCAGCTTCACAGCTTAGACCCGAGAATGTAAGAAGATCCCGTTTACTAGCTTCTCGTTCTAAAGCTGAGGAACTGGAAGCATCCCCTGTGCCTGTTTCTAAGTATAAAACTGGAGCAAGAACATCCCGTCTGTCGACTTTCCGTTCAAAAGCTGAGGAAGCTAAAACATCACGCTTATTGGCTTCTCGTTCTAAAGCTGAGGAAGCACAACCAGTCCGCTTGTTGTCTTCTGGTTCTAATGCTGAGCGACCACAATCAGCTTCTTTGCCG AATACTGATCAGCAGACTATTGCACAGTGTGAGTCAGCTCAGAATGATGATATTGTTATTGAAGATCTTATGCAAAGCCATGATGTGCTGCTAAGTGCGTTTAGATCTCGTTTGACAAAGCTGCAG gTAGTTCGTCACTTCTGGGAACGGAATGACATCAGGGGTGCTATAAATGCTTTGAGGAAGTTGCCAGATCATTCT GTACAAGCTGATGTTGTGAGTGCCCTCATAGATAAAATGGAGATTATCAATTTGGATTTGTTTTCCTGCTTGCTGCCTGTACTGTTAGCCTTACTTGATAGTAAGGTAGAAAG GCATGCAAATGTTTCTCTGGAGCTGTTGTTGAAACTTGTTGCGGTCTTTGGCCCCGTAGTTCGCTCAGCCGTTTCAGCACGTCCATCTGTAGGGGTTGATCTTCATGCAGAAGAAAG AATTCAGTGCTGCAGGCAGTGCTTTGCCCATCTCCAAGATATACAGAAAACACTTCCTGCACTTATAAG GAGAGGTGGTCTGTTGGCAAAAGGTGCATTACAATTGAATCTCCTACTTCAAGAATCATAG